Proteins from one Pagrus major chromosome 1, Pma_NU_1.0 genomic window:
- the LOC140993476 gene encoding neuronal acetylcholine receptor subunit non-alpha-3 has product MTTNVWLWQEWVDVKLKWNPDDYGGITSIRVPSETIWLPDIVLYENADGRFEGSLMTKAIVRWDGTITWTPPASYKSSCTMDVTFFPFDRQNCSMKFGSWTYDGNMVDLVLVDHYVDRKDFFDNGEWEILNATGVKGSRRDGVYWYPFVTYSFILKRLPLFYTLFLIIPCLGLSFLTVLVFYLPSDEGEKLSLSTSVLVSLTVFLLVIEEIIPSSSKVIPLIGEYLLFIMIFVTFSIIVTVFVINVHHRSSATYHPMAPWVKSLFLQRLPRLLCMRGHTDRYHFPDMEMRSPELKPRRGAGRRGVPGHSGQQRGPLAGKEDENQAWLAMLEKATNSVRYISRHIKKEHFIREVVQDWKFVAQVLDRIFLWAFLTVSILGTVLIFTPALQMYLSTP; this is encoded by the exons ATGACTACAAATGTCTGGCTCTGGCAG gaGTGGGTTGATGTGAAGCTGAAGTGGAACCCAGATGACTATGGAGGCATTACCTCCATCAGAGTGCCTTCAGAGACGATATGGCTGCCTGACATCGTCCTGTATGAGAA CGCGGACGGTCGTTTTGAGGGTTCCCTGATGACCAAAGCCATTGTGCGGTGGGATGGCACCATCACATGGACTCCACCTGCCAGCTACAAGTCCTCCTGCACCATGGATGTCACCTTCTTCCCCTTCGACCGACAGAACTGCTCCATGAAGTTCGGCTCCTGGACCTACGATGGAAACATGGTGGACCTGGTCCTGGTGGATCACTATGTGGACCGTAAGGACTTCTTCGATAACGGAGAGTGGGAGATCCTCAATGCCACAGGAGTAAAGGGAAGCAGGAGGGACGGGGTGTACTGGTACCCGTTTGTCACCTACTCCTTCATCCTCAAGAGACTGCCCTTGTTCTACACCCTGTTTCTCATCATCCCATGCCTCGGCCTCTCCTTTCTGACTGTGCTGGTGTTTTATTTGCCATCTGACGAAGGAGAGAAACTGTCACTTTCCACATCAGTGCTGGTGTCGCTCACTGTGTTCCTCCTGGTCATAGAAGAAATCATCCCTTCATCCTCAAAG GTGATCCCACTGATCGGAGAATACCTGCTCTTCATCATGATCTTCGTCACTTTCTCCATCATCGTCACCGTCTTTGTCATTAACGTCCACCACCGTTCCTCTGCTACTTACCACCCCATGGCCCCCTGGGTAAAGAGCCTCTTCCTTCAGAGACTGCCCAGACTTCTGTGTATGAGGGGACACACTGACAG ATACCACTTTCCAGATATGGAGATGCGCAGCCCGGAGCTGAAGCCCCGCAGAGGTgcggggaggaggggggttcCCGGCCACAGTGGCCAGCAGAGAGGCCCCCTCGCAGGGAAGGAGGACGAGAACCAAGCCTGGCTGGCCATGCTGGAGAAAGCCACAAATTCAGTCCGCTACATCAGCCGTCACATCAAAAAGGAGCACTTCATACGAGAG gTTGTTCAAGACTGGAAGTTCGTGGCTCAGGTGTTGGACAGGATTTTCCTGTGGGCCTTCCTCACAGTGTCAATACTGGGAACTGTCTTAATCTTCACCCCCGCTCTGCAGATGTACCTCAGCACACCTTGA